The following coding sequences are from one Candidatus Binataceae bacterium window:
- the trpD gene encoding anthranilate phosphoribosyltransferase codes for MNHRDSGAVNDLRSAFAAVLAGRSLRATEAESAMAEVLDGAAPEALVAGFLVALKLKGEAAGELTGGARAMRARARALELDGGAVLDTAGTGGDGAGTFNISTGAALVAAAAGVPVAKHGNRAISGRVGAADVLERMGVRIDLDPEGLRRCLRAAGCCFIFAPAYHPALARLAGLRRALGVRTLFNLIAPLSNPARPRRQLMGVAEPRLVRLMAEALAALGVEHAMVVHGADGLDELSLAGPTRVAEVRGTAIHEYEMRPQQLGIEPGDAAALAAADPEAATEVLRRTLAGAPGAAQDVLALNAAAAIYVGGRAASLEEGVALARAILASGRALDVVERMRRASQGEPA; via the coding sequence TTGAACCATCGGGACAGCGGCGCCGTCAACGATCTGCGCTCGGCGTTTGCCGCCGTGCTCGCCGGCCGCTCCCTGCGCGCGACCGAGGCTGAGTCCGCGATGGCCGAGGTGCTCGACGGCGCCGCTCCCGAGGCGCTGGTGGCCGGATTCCTCGTCGCGCTCAAGCTCAAGGGCGAGGCCGCGGGCGAGCTGACCGGCGGGGCGCGCGCGATGCGGGCGCGGGCGCGCGCGCTCGAGCTTGACGGCGGCGCGGTACTCGATACCGCGGGCACCGGCGGCGACGGCGCCGGCACGTTCAACATCTCGACCGGCGCGGCGCTGGTCGCGGCGGCGGCGGGTGTGCCGGTCGCCAAGCATGGCAATCGCGCAATAAGCGGGCGCGTCGGCGCGGCTGACGTCCTCGAACGGATGGGAGTCAGGATCGATCTCGATCCCGAGGGGCTGCGGCGATGCCTGCGCGCGGCCGGATGCTGCTTCATCTTCGCCCCGGCGTACCATCCGGCGCTCGCTCGCCTCGCCGGCCTGCGTCGGGCGCTCGGCGTGCGCACGCTGTTCAACCTGATTGCGCCGCTGAGCAATCCGGCGCGCCCGCGCCGCCAGTTGATGGGCGTGGCAGAGCCGCGGCTGGTCCGCCTGATGGCAGAGGCGCTGGCCGCGCTCGGCGTCGAGCACGCGATGGTGGTGCACGGAGCCGACGGGCTCGACGAGCTGTCGCTGGCGGGGCCGACGCGCGTCGCCGAAGTGCGCGGTACTGCGATCCACGAGTACGAGATGCGCCCGCAGCAGTTGGGAATCGAGCCGGGCGACGCGGCCGCGCTTGCGGCGGCCGATCCTGAGGCGGCGACCGAGGTTTTGCGGCGCACGCTTGCCGGCGCGCCAGGGGCGGCGCAAGATGTGCTCGCGCTCAATGCGGCGGCGGCGATTTACGTCGGCGGCCGTGCAGCGTCGCTGGAGGAGGGCGTGGCGCTGGCGCGCGCGATACTCGCCTCGGGCCGCGCGCTGGACGTGGTCGAGCGGATGCGCCGGGCGAGCCAGGGGGAGCCGGCATGA
- a CDS encoding aminodeoxychorismate/anthranilate synthase component II produces MARILMIDNYDSFTYNLVQYLGELGAEVEVRRNDAIDVAGVRALKPDAVVISPGPCTPKEAGVSVTLLREMAGELPILGVCLGHQCVGEAFGGKVVRAARLMHGKSSPILHDGATIFAGLPNPFEAMRYHSLLVAAGSIPACLEVSAHTAEGEVMGLRHRTLPIEGIQFHPESIGTAEGKHLLGNFLRMVAA; encoded by the coding sequence ATGGCGCGGATCCTGATGATCGACAACTACGACTCATTCACCTACAACCTCGTGCAGTACCTGGGCGAGCTCGGGGCGGAGGTCGAAGTGCGCCGCAACGACGCGATCGACGTCGCCGGCGTGCGCGCGCTCAAGCCCGACGCGGTCGTGATCTCGCCCGGCCCCTGCACGCCCAAAGAGGCCGGCGTTTCGGTAACGCTGCTGCGCGAGATGGCGGGCGAGTTGCCGATCCTGGGCGTCTGCCTCGGCCACCAATGCGTGGGCGAAGCCTTCGGCGGCAAAGTGGTGCGCGCGGCGCGCCTGATGCACGGCAAGAGCTCGCCGATCCTGCACGACGGCGCGACGATCTTCGCCGGGCTGCCCAATCCGTTCGAGGCGATGCGCTACCATTCGCTGCTCGTCGCCGCCGGCTCGATTCCGGCCTGCCTCGAGGTTAGCGCGCACACTGCCGAGGGCGAGGTGATGGGCCTGCGCCATCGCACGCTCCCCATCGAGGGCATCCAGTTCCACCCCGAGTCGATCGGCACCGCCGAGGGCAAGCATCTGCTCGGCAACTTCCTCAGGATGGTGGCCGCTTGA
- the trpC gene encoding indole-3-glycerol phosphate synthase TrpC, translated as MTSSATSNSGGGSILDRIFAAKRAELDARRAAVPLAALQSQAHRASAPRDFLAALRARRPAVIAEIKRASPSKGDILTGLDPAAVAADYEASGAAAISVLTDRHFKGSLEDLRTVRAAVKLPLLRKDFIFDPYQLHEARAAGADCVLLIAAMLKEDELRTLYQLARELGLQALVEVHNAGEMRTAERVGAELIGINNRDLHTFVTDLAVTERLLADYRGGALVVAESGINAPADIRRLDRAGARAFLIGESLLRGGNPRARLAELCAALDHRADRES; from the coding sequence ATGACCTCAAGTGCAACTTCAAATTCGGGCGGGGGCTCGATTCTTGACCGCATCTTCGCCGCCAAGCGCGCCGAACTCGACGCCCGGCGCGCCGCCGTTCCGCTCGCCGCGCTCCAGTCGCAGGCGCATCGCGCGTCCGCGCCGCGCGATTTCCTGGCCGCGCTGCGCGCGCGCCGGCCGGCGGTAATCGCGGAGATAAAGCGCGCCTCGCCGAGCAAGGGCGATATTCTGACCGGCCTCGATCCGGCGGCCGTCGCAGCCGACTACGAGGCGAGCGGCGCCGCGGCCATCTCTGTTCTGACCGATCGGCATTTTAAAGGATCGCTCGAAGATTTGCGGACGGTGCGCGCCGCCGTGAAGCTGCCGCTGCTGCGCAAGGATTTCATCTTTGATCCTTACCAGCTCCATGAAGCGCGTGCGGCCGGCGCGGACTGCGTGCTTCTAATCGCCGCGATGCTGAAAGAGGACGAGTTGCGGACGCTTTACCAGCTTGCGCGCGAGCTCGGTCTTCAAGCCCTGGTTGAGGTTCACAATGCGGGTGAAATGCGCACTGCCGAGCGCGTCGGCGCCGAACTCATTGGAATCAACAACCGCGACCTTCATACTTTTGTCACCGACCTGGCCGTTACCGAGCGCCTGCTGGCGGACTATCGGGGCGGCGCGCTGGTGGTTGCCGAGAGCGGAATCAACGCGCCGGCCGATATTCGCCGCCTCGACCGCGCCGGCGCGCGCGCTTTCCTGATCGGCGAGAGCCTGCTGCGCGGCGGCAATCCGCGCGCGCGGCTCGCCGAGCTGTGCGCGGCGCTCGACCATCGCGCGGACCGCGAGAGCTAG